In Zingiber officinale cultivar Zhangliang chromosome 3B, Zo_v1.1, whole genome shotgun sequence, a single window of DNA contains:
- the LOC122056270 gene encoding hydroxycinnamoyltransferase-like, translating into MVVINVRQSTMVRPAEATPQRRLWLSNLDLLMPHYHTLSVYFYRPDGSANFFDAAVLRDSLARVLVPFYPMAGRLARGQDGRVVIDCNGEGALFVEADAEATVDDFGDFAPTGELEQLVPKPNADYTDGISAFPLLLLQVTHFKCGGAALGVGAQHHSVDGVAGLHFINSWSDVARGLGIALQPIIDRTLLRARDPPNPSFTHIEYQPPPSMNTTSDAQVPSPAAAVGIFKFTREQLNRLKAKAPPGGNYSTYVLLAAHVWRCACIARDLPPDQMTKMYIPTDGRQRVQPPLPQGYFGNVIFSTTPIATAGQVTSPEGGPSPAAKIIQEALVRMDASYLQSALDYLEMRPNQKALVRGPHTFRCPSLCFTSWARLPIHDADFGWGRPIFMGPGRIAYEGQSYVLPSAAGDGGLSVAISLQPHHMLKFPKLIYDI; encoded by the exons ATGGTTGTGATCAACGTGCGGCAGTCGACGATGGTGAGGCCGGCGGAAGCGACTCCGCAGCGACGGCTGTGGCTCTCCAACCTGGATCTGCTGATGCCGCATTACCACACGCTGAGCGTCTACTTCTACCGGCCGGACGGGTCTGCCAACTTCTTTGACGCGGCGGTGCTGCGCGACTCGCTGGCCCGGGTGCTGGTGCCCTTCTATCCCATGGCAGGGCGGCTGGCGCGCGGCCAGGACGGTCGGGTCGTGATCGACTGCAACGGCGAGGGGGCGCTGTTTGTGGAGGCGGATGCGGAGGCGACGGTGGACGACTTCGGCGACTTCGCACCCACCGGGGAGCTGGAGCAACTCGTCCCGAAGCCAAATGCAGATTACACCGACGGCATCTCCGCCTTCCCGCTCTTGCTCCTCCAG GTCACGCACTTCAAGTGCGGTGGTGCAGCCTTGGGCGTCGGCGCGCAGCATCACTCCGTCGACGGCGTCGCAGGCCTTCACTTTATAAACTCCTGGTCCGACGTTGCCCGTGGCCTTGGCATCGCCCTCCAGCCAATCATCGATCGGACCCTCCTCCGCGCTCGCGATCCACCCAACCCCTCTTTTACTCACATCGAGTACCAGCCCCCTCCTTCCATGAACACTACCTCTGATGCCCAAGTCCCAAGCCCTGCCGCTGCTGTCGGCATCTTCAAGTTCACGCGGGAGCAGCTTAACCGTCTCAAAGCCAAAGCTCCCCCGGGTGGCAACTACAGCACGTACGTCCTCCTCGCGGCACACGTGTGGCGGTGCGCGTGCATAGCACGCGACCTCCCGCCCGACCAAATGACCAAGATGTACATTCCGACCGACGGTCGGCAGCGAGTGCAGCCGCCACTCCCGCAAGGCTACTTCGGGAACGTGATCTTCTCAACCACACCCATTGCAACAGCAGGGCAGGTGACCTCTCCGGAGGGCGGTCCTTCCCCAGCGGCCAAGATAATCCAGGAGGCTTTGGTGAGGATGGATGCCAGCTACTTGCAGTCGGCACTGGATTACCTGGAGATGCGGCCAAATCAAAAGGCTCTGGTGAGGGGCCCTCACACTTTCAGATGCCCATCCCTCTGCTTCACCAGCTGGGCGCGTCTGCCAATCCACGACGCAGACTTCGGGTGGGGCCGGCCAATTTTCATGGGTCCAGGCCGCATCGCCTATGAAGGTCAGTCGTATGTCCTGCCAAGCGCCGCCGGGGATGGTGGCCTCTCGGTGGCCATCTCCTTGCAACCTCATCACATGTTGAAGTTCCCAAAGCTCATCTATGATATCTAA
- the LOC122054781 gene encoding WAS/WASL-interacting protein family member 2-like, with protein sequence MEIMRRGRVVLQRRTFPHSSSTSIGGASLANPPPRLARRGSSGARPAPLACATRLRTARPPRPVGPVRSRATPTVHPRPTATSQSAPSVPLQSMDPPPPIYIPGRGLGRRFANVPQASPAFREASQVARQTRFANDRLGQDAPSSTRRRARSSSDDSDSDDQPLARRRRHRAPRPVSGSDPSSVPSPPVAAASSPRHTATPPPIPSWVNDLHTPPDTQAKPPLVHPSTSQQPQGGEADPSDRPPPATS encoded by the coding sequence ATGGAGATAATGAGGCGTGGCCGAGTTGTCTTGCAGAGAAGAACATTCCCCCACTCATCTTCGACTTCAATTGGTGGGGCTTCCCTGGCCAATCCTCCACCCCGACTTGCTCGACGAGGGTCTTCTGGTGCCCGACCTGCCCCCTTGGCTTGCGCTACTCGCCTGCGGACTGCGCGTCCACCCCGGCCTGTCGGCCCTGTTAGGTCTCGGGCTACACCCACTGTTCATCCCCGACCTACAGCTACATCCCAATCAGCCCCCTCGGTGCCTCTTCAGTCCATGGATCCTCCCCCACCAATTTATATTCCTGGTCGCGGCCTTGGTAGAAGATTTGCCAATGTCCCTCAGGCAAGCCCTGCATTCAGAGAAGCTTCTCAGGTAGCTCGCCAGACCCGCTTCGCAAATGACCGATTGGGCCAGGATGCCCCTTCTTCCACTAGACGTAGGGCTCGGTCGTCTTCCGATGATTCTGACTCTGATGATCAGCCGTTGGCTCGAAGACGTCGACACCGAGCCCCTCGTCCAGTGTCAGGCTCCGACCCGTCCTCTGTCCCTTCTCCTCCAGTTGCAGCTGCCTCTTCGCCACGTCATACTGCGACTCCGCCTCCTATCCCAAGCTGGGTAAATGATCTCCATACTCCGCCCGATACTCAGGCCAAACCTCCGTTAGTTCACCCTTCCACATCACAGCAACCTCAGGGCGGCGAAGCTGACCCCTCAGACCGCCCTCCACCAGCTACTTCATGA